A single region of the Vidua macroura isolate BioBank_ID:100142 chromosome 12, ASM2450914v1, whole genome shotgun sequence genome encodes:
- the LINS1 gene encoding protein Lines homolog 1 isoform X2, whose protein sequence is MKISLLQQMYKDVLAGIPLARESHHYSSLINLCEEQPPGGDESCHQQHLPSTAGGVGSHQDTDLSDVVSATDDLSNSFANMNSSFCPREVMLLQLTLIKMMVAKAESQETELHTRLKYYEIFVLLLKEAKIDSKLIHLLGSDDRLLSHMASQSLASLVYFQLKKEDALNVPWLSFSLDALLGFPGNARVADCLRTLAAILKETLKDALVARAGHLKKLLAPLDAVLEGFYNAILLHHFDSHHYTSPYSEATNNLISFIDLLEALLASRIELELPLRL, encoded by the exons ATGAAGatctctctcctgcagcagatgTATAAGGATGTCCTGGCAGGCATTCCCCTAGCAAGGGAAAGCCATCATTATTCCTCTTTAATTAATctgtgtgaggagcagccaccaGGAGGAGATGAATCCTGTCATCAGCAGCATCTGCCATCTACTGCTGGTGGTGTTGGGAGCCATCAGGACACTGATTTGTCAGATGTTGTCTCTGCAACAGATGATTTATCCAACAGCTTTGCAAACATGAACTCCTCATTCTGCCCACGAGAGGTGATGCTGCTCCAGCTCACCTTGATCAAAATGATGGTGGCCAAAGCAGAGTCCCAGGAAACTGAACTCCACACGAGACTGAAGTACTATGAAATCTTTGTTCTTCTTCTGAAGGAGGCAAAAATTGACTCAAAATTG ATTCACCTGCTCGGTTCTGATGATCGGCTGTTATCTCACATGGCCTCACAAAGTTTAGCATCTCTTGTGTATTTCCAGCTGAAGAAAGAG GACGCCTTGAATGTCCCGTGGCTGAGCTTTAGCCTGGACGCGCTGTTGGGATTCCCCGGGAACGCGCGGGTGGCCGATTGCCTGCGGACTCTGGCAGCGATTCTCAAGGAGACGCTGAAGGACGCGCTCGTAGCCCGAGCAG GTCATCTGAAGAAGTTGTTGGCTCCTCTTGATGCAGTGCTTGAGGGATTTTATAATGCCATCCTGCTCCATCATTTTGACAGTCACCACTACACTTCACCTTATTCCGAAGCTACAAACAATCTGATCAGTTTTATAGATCTGCTTGAAGCACTTTTGGCTTCCAGAATTGAACTGGAATTACCGCTCAG GTTGTGA
- the LINS1 gene encoding protein Lines homolog 1 isoform X1 → MKISLLQQMYKDVLAGIPLARESHHYSSLINLCEEQPPGGDESCHQQHLPSTAGGVGSHQDTDLSDVVSATDDLSNSFANMNSSFCPREVMLLQLTLIKMMVAKAESQETELHTRLKYYEIFVLLLKEAKIDSKLIHLLGSDDRLLSHMASQSLASLVYFQLKKEDALNVPWLSFSLDALLGFPGNARVADCLRTLAAILKETLKDALVARAGHLKKLLAPLDAVLEGFYNAILLHHFDSHHYTSPYSEATNNLISFIDLLEALLASRIELELPLRCQRILFLKVSYVLNVISSSIPYVIKKKFILLLKKCVLYKSREDAKGGSLFLQTPSLCEDMLALSNVVLQVVNLTWLNQIPLTGKSSYFGSSETAPGHDSQVGSDQTVLRALSLVVLKALEFKIHNSATEAEIKGDFESSMSQLLMFCRSHVKPSPQSHPVVHHCEWLSLVFMEQDDDMWEAAKTLLLIYLKFDRLRCDAADSLSEREEESWKFLVHAGGYNPHCIFLFFLEKIAFDSTVLLDFLISSETCFLEYLVRYLKLLGKEWHQFVDACNHFDTKHSTFHPVCSVKPPHREEQSCMTGESLQNAVCAAEPQTPMSLAPPHKCPVFTAQQGDNEAAEWSQADSLTCTDSASLLGSLQSLVNYDSSEDSEVESDGKECLVNTKQLPSNNEGERRRRETGCSCRDDDWNPHTSEVSPLKPKGSRTSSCWTCMASPDNIAPLRVMLYKSTKCLEELQEAISRLQRRNLFPYNPSALLKLLSHVEKMSKSMNLQ, encoded by the exons ATGAAGatctctctcctgcagcagatgTATAAGGATGTCCTGGCAGGCATTCCCCTAGCAAGGGAAAGCCATCATTATTCCTCTTTAATTAATctgtgtgaggagcagccaccaGGAGGAGATGAATCCTGTCATCAGCAGCATCTGCCATCTACTGCTGGTGGTGTTGGGAGCCATCAGGACACTGATTTGTCAGATGTTGTCTCTGCAACAGATGATTTATCCAACAGCTTTGCAAACATGAACTCCTCATTCTGCCCACGAGAGGTGATGCTGCTCCAGCTCACCTTGATCAAAATGATGGTGGCCAAAGCAGAGTCCCAGGAAACTGAACTCCACACGAGACTGAAGTACTATGAAATCTTTGTTCTTCTTCTGAAGGAGGCAAAAATTGACTCAAAATTG ATTCACCTGCTCGGTTCTGATGATCGGCTGTTATCTCACATGGCCTCACAAAGTTTAGCATCTCTTGTGTATTTCCAGCTGAAGAAAGAG GACGCCTTGAATGTCCCGTGGCTGAGCTTTAGCCTGGACGCGCTGTTGGGATTCCCCGGGAACGCGCGGGTGGCCGATTGCCTGCGGACTCTGGCAGCGATTCTCAAGGAGACGCTGAAGGACGCGCTCGTAGCCCGAGCAG GTCATCTGAAGAAGTTGTTGGCTCCTCTTGATGCAGTGCTTGAGGGATTTTATAATGCCATCCTGCTCCATCATTTTGACAGTCACCACTACACTTCACCTTATTCCGAAGCTACAAACAATCTGATCAGTTTTATAGATCTGCTTGAAGCACTTTTGGCTTCCAGAATTGAACTGGAATTACCGCTCAGGTGccagagaattttatttttgaaagtttcTTATGTCCTCAATGTTATTAGCTCATCAATTCCTTATGTAATCAAGAAGAAATTCATTTTGCTCCTTAAAAAATGTGTCCTTTACAAGTCCAGAGAAGATGCTAAAGGTGGATCTCTGTTCTTACAAACCCCATCTTTGTGTGAGGATATGCTTGCACTGAGTAATGTTGTTCTGCAGGTTGTGAATTTGACTTGGCTTAATCAGATCCCACTCACTGGAAAGTCCAGCTACTTTGGAAGCAGTGAAACTGCTCCTGGACATGATTCTCAAGTTGGTTCTGACCAAACTGTTCTCAGAGCCTTAAGTCTGGTTGTGCTTAAAGCACTGGAATTCAAGATTCACAACTCTGCAACAGAAGCAGAAATCAAAG gagactTTGAGAGCTCCATGTCCCAGCTGCTGATGTTCTGCAGGAGTCATGTAAAGCCTTCCCCACAGTCTCACCCAGTTGTGCATCACTGTGAATGGCTCTCCTTGGTTTTCATGGAGCAAGATGATGACATGTGGGAAGCTGCTAAAACTTTATTACTTATCTATTTAAAATTTGATAG GCTACGGTGTGATGCTGCTGATAGCCTAAGTGAAAGAGAGGAGGAATCCTGGAAGTTCCTTGTGCATGCAGGTGGATACAACCCACACTGtatcttcttattttttctggaaaagattGCATTTGATTCCACAGTACTTCTAGATTTTTTGATTTCATCAGAAACTTGCTTTCTGGAGTACTTGGTCAGGTACTTAAAGCTTCTTGGGAAGGAGTGGCATCAGTTTGTAGATGCCTGTAACCACTTCGATACCAAGCACAGCACTTTCCATCCAGTTTGTTCTGTCAAGCCACCCCACCGAGAAGAGCAAAGTTGCATGACTGGGGAGAGTTTGCAAAATGCTGTTTGTGCAGCAGAACCACAGACTCCGATGTCTTTGGCTCCTCCTCACAAGTGCCCGGTGTTTACAGCACAGCAGGGTGATAATGAGGCTGCAGAGTGGAGCCAGGCTGACTCACTGACCTGCACTGATAGCGCGTCCCTGCTCGGTTCTCTGCAAAGCCTGGTTAATTATGACAGCTCAGAGGACTCGGAGGTGGAATCAGATGGAAAAGAGTGCTTGGTAAACACAAAACAATTGCCTTCAAACAATGAGggtgagaggaggaggagggaaactGGTTGCAGCTGCAGAGATGATGACTGGAATCCACACACCTCTGAAGTATCACCTCTGAAACCAAAGGGATCTCGTACCTCATCCTGTTGGACTTGTATGGCATCTCCAGATAACATTGCTCCCCTACGAGTAATGCTTTACAAATCAACAAAGTGTTTGGAAGAGCTGCAAGAGGCTATTTCTAGGTTGCAGAGAAGAAATCTTTTCCCATATAATCCATCTGCGTTGTTGAAACTGCTGAGCCACGTTGAGAAGATGAGTAAATCCATGAATCTACAATAA